A window from Zingiber officinale cultivar Zhangliang chromosome 7A, Zo_v1.1, whole genome shotgun sequence encodes these proteins:
- the LOC122002648 gene encoding auxin response factor 7-like isoform X1 yields the protein MALAPPNSSSTALVSGAYRDVLYPELWKACAGSLVTLPREGEKVYYFPQGHMEQLEASINQGYDQQMPLFDLPPKILCKVVHVQLQAEADTDEVFAQIMLLPETDQTEVTSPDTPLPEPEKGNVHSFCKVLTASDTSTHGGFSVLRRHADECLPPLDMSQNPPWQELIAKDLHGNDWHFRHIFRGQPRRHLLTTGWSVFVSSKKLVAGDALIFLRGENDELRIGVRRLMRPITNMPSSVISSHSMHVGVLATASHAFTTGSLFSVFYKPRTSRSQFIVSVNKYLEAKNHKFSVGLRFKMRFEGDESSEKSFSGTIIGQDKAPSRWADSEWRCLKVQWDEPSSISRPERVSPWELEPLVIATLSTSQPAVRNKRARPLVSSALTSDRTPACSLWKSSGKNTRSLSFSGSHSETEICTPSCPIPLFTSAPKHGSAEPIANNGPSAANNSIYRSIVGNQINSLSSSDDEHSERKQETRTGCRLFGVQLVESCVVEEIAVPTAISSVREEQPVTSLDAGLDQQSQLPKFNRSNVPVLISEPEKSCLRSTQESQNRQSRSCTKVHMQGMAVGRAVDLTRLDGYNDLLLKLEEMFNIKGELSGGVNKWEVVYTDDEEDMMMVGDDPWHEFCSMVRKIYIYTCEESRRLAPKVKLPAFGNAIKPASKKPLPCADNSTKLEDQIPAA from the exons GGGCTTATCGAGATGTCTTGTACCCAGAACTATGGAAAGCATGTGCAGGATCTTTAGTTACTCTGCCTCGTGAAGGAGAAAAGGTTTATTACTTTCCCCAAGGCCACATGGAGCAG CTCGAAGCATCAATAAATCAAGGATATGACCAGCAAATGCCCTTGTTTGATTTGCCACCAAAGATCCTATGCAAGGTAGTCCATGTTCAGCTGCAG gCTGAAGCAGATACAGATGAAGTTTTTGCTCAGATCATGCTGCTCCCTGAAACTGAT CAAACAGAAGTTACTAGCCCTGATACTCCATTACCTGAGCCTGAAAAGGGCAATGTTCACTCATTCTGTAAAGTTCTAACTGCATCAGACACAAGCACTCATGGTGGTTTCTCTGTTCTAAGAAGGCATGCAgatgagtgccttcctccactg GATATGTCCCAGAATCCACCCTGGCAAGAACTAATTGCTAAAGATCTTCATGGAAATGATTGGCATTTCCGACACATTTTTCGAG GACAACCAAGGCGACATCTGCTGACAACTGGTTGGAGTGTTTTTGTGAGCTCAAAGAAATTGGTAGCTGGTGATGCATTGATCTTTTTAAG AGGTGAAAATGACGAGCTTCGAATTGGGGTGAGAAGGCTTATGAGACCTATAACTAACATGCCATCATCAGTCATATCCAGTCATAGTATGCATGTTGGTGTTCTTGCTACTGCATCTCATGCTTTTACCACTGGGTCTCTGTTTTCTGTTTTTTACAAGCCAAG AACAAGTCGATCGCAGTTCATTGTAAGCGTAAACAAGTATCTTGAAGCTAAAAACCACAAGTTCTCTGTTGGTTTGAGATTTAAGATGAGATTTGAGGGTGATGAAAGTTCAGAAAAGAG TTTCAGTGGTACTATCATTGGTCAAGACAAGGCACCATCTCGATGGGCAGATTCAGAATGGAGATGCCTCAAG GTTCAATGGGATGAACCTTCGTCTATATCAAGGCCTGAAAGAGTTTCACCATGGGAATTGGAACCGCTTGTTATAGCTACTCTCTCAACATCTCAACCAGCAGTCAGAAACAAACGTGCCCGACCATTGGTTTCATCTGCTCTAACATCTGATCGAACTCCAGCATGTA GTTTATGGAAATCATCTGGAAAGAACACTCGAAGTCTATCATTCTCGGGTTCACATAGCGAAACAGAGATATGTACGCCATCCTGCCCAATACCTTTATTCACATCGGCACCAAAGCATGGTTCAGCTGAACCTATCGCAAACAATGGACCATCAGCTGCTAACAACTCTATATACCGGTCAATTGTGGGGAACCAAATTAATTCCTTGTCAAGCAGTGATGATGAACATAGTGAAAGGAAGCAAGAAACTAGGACTGGCTGTAGGCTGTTTGGTGTCCAACTAGTTGAGAGTTGTGTAGTTGAGGAAATTGCTGTACCAACTGCCATTTCTTCTGTTAGAGAGGAACAACCAGTGACGTCTTTGGATGCTGGATTAGATCAACAATCTCAACTACCAAAATTTAACAGGTCCAACGTTCCTGTACTCATTAGTGAACCTGAGAAGTCTTGCTTGAGGTCAACCCAAGAATCTCAAAATCGGCAATCAAGGAGCTGCACCAAG gTTCACATGCAAGGAATGGCAGTTGGGAGGGCAGTGGACTTGACTAGATTGGATGGATATAATGATCTTCTTCTGAAGCTGGAAGAGATGTTTAATATTAAGGGAGAGCTATCCGGCGGAGTAAACAAGTGGGAGGTTGTCTACACTGACGATGAGGAGGACATGATGATGGTTGGTGATGATCCATGGCA CGAGTTCTGCAGCATGGTCAGGAAAATATATATTTACACATGTGAAGAGTCCAGAAGGCTTGCCCCTAAGGTGAAGCTTCCTGCTTTTGGCAACGCGATCAAGCCTGCATCCAAGAAACCTTTGCCTTGTGCCGACAATAGTACCAAACTGGAAGATCAAATTCCTGCTGCATAA
- the LOC122002648 gene encoding auxin response factor 7-like isoform X2, which yields MALAPPNSSSTALVSGAYRDVLYPELWKACAGSLVTLPREGEKVYYFPQGHMEQLEASINQGYDQQMPLFDLPPKILCKVVHVQLQAEADTDEVFAQIMLLPETDQTEVTSPDTPLPEPEKGNVHSFCKVLTASDTSTHGGFSVLRRHADECLPPLDMSQNPPWQELIAKDLHGNDWHFRHIFRGQPRRHLLTTGWSVFVSSKKLVAGDALIFLRGENDELRIGVRRLMRPITNMPSSVISSHSMHVGVLATASHAFTTGSLFSVFYKPRTSRSQFIVSVNKYLEAKNHKFSVGLRFKMRFEGDESSEKSFSGTIIGQDKAPSRWADSEWRCLKVQWDEPSSISRPERVSPWELEPLVIATLSTSQPAVRNKRARPLVSSALTSDRTPACLWKSSGKNTRSLSFSGSHSETEICTPSCPIPLFTSAPKHGSAEPIANNGPSAANNSIYRSIVGNQINSLSSSDDEHSERKQETRTGCRLFGVQLVESCVVEEIAVPTAISSVREEQPVTSLDAGLDQQSQLPKFNRSNVPVLISEPEKSCLRSTQESQNRQSRSCTKVHMQGMAVGRAVDLTRLDGYNDLLLKLEEMFNIKGELSGGVNKWEVVYTDDEEDMMMVGDDPWHEFCSMVRKIYIYTCEESRRLAPKVKLPAFGNAIKPASKKPLPCADNSTKLEDQIPAA from the exons GGGCTTATCGAGATGTCTTGTACCCAGAACTATGGAAAGCATGTGCAGGATCTTTAGTTACTCTGCCTCGTGAAGGAGAAAAGGTTTATTACTTTCCCCAAGGCCACATGGAGCAG CTCGAAGCATCAATAAATCAAGGATATGACCAGCAAATGCCCTTGTTTGATTTGCCACCAAAGATCCTATGCAAGGTAGTCCATGTTCAGCTGCAG gCTGAAGCAGATACAGATGAAGTTTTTGCTCAGATCATGCTGCTCCCTGAAACTGAT CAAACAGAAGTTACTAGCCCTGATACTCCATTACCTGAGCCTGAAAAGGGCAATGTTCACTCATTCTGTAAAGTTCTAACTGCATCAGACACAAGCACTCATGGTGGTTTCTCTGTTCTAAGAAGGCATGCAgatgagtgccttcctccactg GATATGTCCCAGAATCCACCCTGGCAAGAACTAATTGCTAAAGATCTTCATGGAAATGATTGGCATTTCCGACACATTTTTCGAG GACAACCAAGGCGACATCTGCTGACAACTGGTTGGAGTGTTTTTGTGAGCTCAAAGAAATTGGTAGCTGGTGATGCATTGATCTTTTTAAG AGGTGAAAATGACGAGCTTCGAATTGGGGTGAGAAGGCTTATGAGACCTATAACTAACATGCCATCATCAGTCATATCCAGTCATAGTATGCATGTTGGTGTTCTTGCTACTGCATCTCATGCTTTTACCACTGGGTCTCTGTTTTCTGTTTTTTACAAGCCAAG AACAAGTCGATCGCAGTTCATTGTAAGCGTAAACAAGTATCTTGAAGCTAAAAACCACAAGTTCTCTGTTGGTTTGAGATTTAAGATGAGATTTGAGGGTGATGAAAGTTCAGAAAAGAG TTTCAGTGGTACTATCATTGGTCAAGACAAGGCACCATCTCGATGGGCAGATTCAGAATGGAGATGCCTCAAG GTTCAATGGGATGAACCTTCGTCTATATCAAGGCCTGAAAGAGTTTCACCATGGGAATTGGAACCGCTTGTTATAGCTACTCTCTCAACATCTCAACCAGCAGTCAGAAACAAACGTGCCCGACCATTGGTTTCATCTGCTCTAACATCTGATCGAACTCCAGCAT GTTTATGGAAATCATCTGGAAAGAACACTCGAAGTCTATCATTCTCGGGTTCACATAGCGAAACAGAGATATGTACGCCATCCTGCCCAATACCTTTATTCACATCGGCACCAAAGCATGGTTCAGCTGAACCTATCGCAAACAATGGACCATCAGCTGCTAACAACTCTATATACCGGTCAATTGTGGGGAACCAAATTAATTCCTTGTCAAGCAGTGATGATGAACATAGTGAAAGGAAGCAAGAAACTAGGACTGGCTGTAGGCTGTTTGGTGTCCAACTAGTTGAGAGTTGTGTAGTTGAGGAAATTGCTGTACCAACTGCCATTTCTTCTGTTAGAGAGGAACAACCAGTGACGTCTTTGGATGCTGGATTAGATCAACAATCTCAACTACCAAAATTTAACAGGTCCAACGTTCCTGTACTCATTAGTGAACCTGAGAAGTCTTGCTTGAGGTCAACCCAAGAATCTCAAAATCGGCAATCAAGGAGCTGCACCAAG gTTCACATGCAAGGAATGGCAGTTGGGAGGGCAGTGGACTTGACTAGATTGGATGGATATAATGATCTTCTTCTGAAGCTGGAAGAGATGTTTAATATTAAGGGAGAGCTATCCGGCGGAGTAAACAAGTGGGAGGTTGTCTACACTGACGATGAGGAGGACATGATGATGGTTGGTGATGATCCATGGCA CGAGTTCTGCAGCATGGTCAGGAAAATATATATTTACACATGTGAAGAGTCCAGAAGGCTTGCCCCTAAGGTGAAGCTTCCTGCTTTTGGCAACGCGATCAAGCCTGCATCCAAGAAACCTTTGCCTTGTGCCGACAATAGTACCAAACTGGAAGATCAAATTCCTGCTGCATAA